In a single window of the Zea mays cultivar B73 chromosome 5, Zm-B73-REFERENCE-NAM-5.0, whole genome shotgun sequence genome:
- the LOC103627379 gene encoding repressor of RNA polymerase III transcription MAF1 homolog, whose amino-acid sequence MKFLEYTPFDSINLFLEQLDLGDCTIRGNLEAFSCKHTATDRRLSISLEHEILDYLGKSSDSDPSSPVEHLASRSSRKTLIYLVLTLGHIYPDYDFSAVRAHLFFQEEELESFKQMVDTYLSDASRQWAATNEGSSLLDSMTKAIDEVIKIKECDIYSYNPDSDADPVLEKGAIWSFNYYFYNRKLKRVVSFRCYCTSKLSGDDFLTGVASDGEEEDALIDMDI is encoded by the exons ATGAAGTTTTTAGAATACACCCCCTTCGACAG TATAAATTTGTTCCTCGAGCAGCTCGACCTTGGTGATTGTACAATCAGAGGGAACCTTGAGGCCTTCTCAT GCAAGCACACTGCGACAGACCGCCGGCTTTCAATAAGCCTAGAACATGAG ATTCTTGATTACCTTGGCAAGTCCTCTGATAGTGACCCGTCTTCACCAGTGGAGCACTTGGCCTCCAGATCAAG CCGGAAAACATTGATATATCTAGTTCTCACTCTTGGCCACATATATCCAGATTATGATTTCAG TGCTGTTCGGGCACACTTGTTCTTCCAAGAAGAGGAGTTGGAAAGTTTCAAGCAGATGGTAGACACCTACTTATCTGATGCCTCTAGG CAATGGGCAGCCACAAATGAAGGCAGTTCTCTTCTGGACAGTATGACTAAAGCAATTGATGAG GTTATCAAAATTAAAGAGTGTGACATCTACAGCTATAATCCAGACTCTGACGCAGATCCAGTTCTTGAGAAAGGGGCCAT ATGGTCGTTCAACTACTACTTCTACAATAGGAAGCTAAAGCGAGTTGTGAGCTTTCGATGTTACTGCACTAG CAAATTATCAGGAGATGACTTCTTAACCGGTGTTGCGTCTGATGGTGAAGAGGAAGATGCCTTGATTGACATGGACATATGA
- the LOC100280827 gene encoding BTB/POZ and TAZ domain-containing protein 1 codes for MVFCADFAALRPSPADVRVVTSDGSAIRAHCSVLAAASPVLERMIEGTRRGWDAGCTVHVLGAPADAVAAFLRFLYSSPRAEDAVGAHGAALLALAHAYRVPWLKRRAEAAVAARLTAERAVDALKLAALCDAPRLYLACARLAGKDLDAVERSEGWRFAGRHDAALQLNLLQLVHDAHQRKERWERERASQHVYGQLSDAMAFLDRIFAGDGEGWSACASAASSREDGGVRRGLEQLMRHLAACGGRTRKPAACPRCRRALQLLRLHASVCDRAGGEPCNVPLCSNLKAKMQEEGVGKTWKLLVKKVTRARVMSALASSSSREVPEVVKKSWAKYSSSRASRIR; via the exons ATGGTGTTCTGCGCGGATTTCGCTGCCCTCCGGCCGTCGCCGGCCGACGTCCGTGTCGTCACGTCCGACGGGAGCGCCATCCGTGCGCattgctccgttctt GCCGCGGCGTCCCCGGTGCTGGAGCGGATGATCGAGGGCACGCGCCGCGGGTGGGACGCCGGCTGCACCGTCCACGTCCTCGGCGCGCCCGCTGACGCCGTTGCCGCCTTCCTCCGCTTCCTCTACTCCAGCCCCAG GGCGGAGGACGCGGTGGGCGCGCACGGGGCGGCGCTGCTGGCGCTGGCGCACGCGTACCGCGTCCCGTGGCTGAAGCGGCGCGCGGAGGCCGCGGTGGCGGCGCGCCTGACCGCGGAGCGCGCGGTGGACGCGCTGAAGCTGGCCGCGCTCTGCGACGCGCCGCGGCTGTACCTGGCGTGCGCGCGCCTCGCGGGCAAGGACCTGGACGCCGTGGAGCGGTCCGAGGGGTGGCGTTTCGCGGGCCGCCACGACGCCGCGCTCCAGCTGAACCTGCTCCAGCTCGTCCACGACGCCCACCAG AGAaaggagaggtgggagagggagcgcGCGTCGCAGCACGTGTACGGGCAGCTCAGCGACGCCATGGCCTTCCTGGACCGCATCTTCGCCGGCGATGGGGAGGGATGGTCCGCGTGCGCCAGTGCAGCCTCGTCGCGCGAGGACGGCGGCGTCCGCCGGGGGCTCGAGCAGCTCATGCGACACTTGGCCGCGTGCGGCGGCAGGACCAGGAAGCCCGCCGCCTGCCCGCGCTGCAGGCGCGCGCTCCAGCTCCTCCGGCTCCACGCCTCAGTCTGCGACCGCGCCGGCGGCGAGCCTTGCAACGTTCCCTTGTGCAG CAACCTCAAGGCCAAGATGCAGGAGGAAGGAGTGGGCAAGACATGGAAGCTTCTGGTGAAGAAAGTGACCAGGGCTAGGGTGATGTCCGCCCtggccagcagcagcagcagggaggTGCCAGAGGTTGTCAAGAAGTCTTGGGCGAAATATAGCAGCAGTAGAGCTTCAAGAATTAGATAA